In Leisingera sp. NJS204, the following are encoded in one genomic region:
- a CDS encoding DUF1799 domain-containing protein produces the protein MQGKLFSTSPARCEEDEDAETLGIPKELMAAGRPGQSDPDGVWRQNAEAVEAFLDAATQLNRIALADGSSRITGLNYPGAQAAWAFSGTEMTPDLFAKVQMIESGVLAESSGN, from the coding sequence GTGCAGGGCAAATTGTTCAGCACCTCGCCCGCCCGGTGCGAAGAAGACGAAGACGCCGAAACCCTGGGCATCCCGAAAGAGCTGATGGCCGCAGGGCGGCCGGGCCAATCCGATCCGGACGGCGTCTGGCGGCAGAACGCGGAGGCGGTGGAAGCCTTCCTGGACGCCGCCACCCAGTTGAACCGGATCGCCCTGGCAGACGGCAGCAGCCGCATCACCGGATTGAACTACCCCGGCGCCCAGGCCGCCTGGGCATTCAGCGGCACCGAAATGACCCCGGACCTGTTTGCCAAGGTCCAGATGATTGAAAGCGGCGTTCTGGCCGAAAGCAGCGGAAACTAA